TGATAGTGAGTTATGGGAGCTATATATTCAAGCTGATGATTATGATGAATTACTTATTGAGTCTGAAAAAAAATACGAAAAGGTTGCATTAGATGTTTTTAATAAACCGATGGCTAAAGAAGATCCTCGATTAGATTTGCTTTCAAACAACTATTTTAAATTAAGTCAAGAAGCTAAATTTCTTTACTTTGTAAAAAAAGTTTTTGAATTAAATAGAGAAAAATGTTATATCGATCTTGGAACTTTTGAAAATAATCAAGATTTAATCGAGTTTCTGATTAGTCAAGAGAAGTACGTTGATCAAATAGATAAATATATCATATTAAATCAGATTGAAATTCTAAAAAATAGTAAAGAACCAATTTATTTAATAGATGACATTAATGTATTGAACATGTTTTTTAAATGTTTTTTACGAGAAAGTTTATGGAGTAGCTTGTACTTCAATACAGTACCTTTAATTATAAAAACGAATTATGATATCAGTATACCTTTGATTTTTCAAAATGAAGAAGACAAAAAAGTATATGAAAAAATTGCAAATGAAAGTGAATTGTTTTTTTTATAATTTTTTATTTGGATAATACCTAATAAATAAGTTAGATTTGGAATGAGCAAGTCATTGAAGGTTAGAGTAGCTATATAGTTATAGTCTACTCTAACTATATACATAAGATATCTATAAAGAATATCAACTAATAAAGTTAAATATACAAGAGTAAAAGAATAATATATTATGACCACAACACAATGATGTTGGTGTCAATTATATCCGAGGAAGAAATGGACAGCCCGTAGGCTATCAGACCTGCAGTCAGGCATTGTATTACCAAAGTGCAGCCTATCTCTACTAAGTACAGGTTCAACGTGCGCAAGCAACGCGTACTATGGCAACTGTTCGAATTAAGAAAATCTGTGATACGGTAGATAAGAAATGGGGAGGAAGTAATAAAGGGTTGGTTGTAGGAGCCGCATTTGTGATTCCAATACCAAGAGTCCCAGTAGTCCCACCTGTAACGACGATACCTAAACCAGATCCAGATACTGGAAACTTCTCATCCCCATCTTTACCGAAAGTCCCAAGTGCACAAGACCTTGCTAATGGGGTAGTTGGTTGGTTTATTGGGGATTATATTCAGAAAATAGCAAAGGAAACCATTTAGAAGTATATGATAAACATGGCAAACATATAGGTGAAGCTGATCCAAAAACAGGTGAGTTAAAACCAGGAACTGCAGATTTAAATAAAAAGCTACCCAAATAGGAGGAGAACATGTTGGGAGAAATAACAGTACCAATAATTAATAATGATATTTATGTACTTGCTGTGACTCAAAAATTTGTGATTGTAAATAATTCCTATGAAGGAATTTTAATTTTCAATAAAAATTTGGAAAAAATAGATGTGTATGAGATATGTTCAGATTTGATGATTTATCAAGTTTATTCAGGTTATAATACTGATACAATCGTAATACACGATGCAGAAAGTGGAACGATGTATATTATCTGCTTACGAGATAAAAAACAAATAGTGATAAAAGACCAGTTTTTACCATATACAGAGTTTTGTTATTTTGAAGAAAATAGTTTTTTATTAAGACGTTTGGTTTATATGTATAAATTTTCTTTATTGACAGGGGAGGTAATTGAAAAAAAGTTTCAAAAGGAAAAGATTATTGGATAAATATCAATAAAGTAGACACAAAAAGAGCAGATACTTAGTGAGAATCAAAGTATTTATCTTCCATTTCATTTGGTGTAAGCATACCTAAAGTTCCATGAGGGCGCTGCGAGTTGTAGAATCCCTTGATATACTCAAAGCAAGCAAGTTGGACTTCTTGAAGAGAAGAAAAGGTTCTCCTGTTGAGTTCTTCTTTCTTCATATATTTGAAGAAAGCTTCTGTTACGGCGTTGTTCCAGGGATATCCAGGTTTCGATAGGGATTGAATAATAGAATGATTTTCTAAAAACTTTTGAATTCAACTGAAGTATACTGGGAACCTTGATCTGTGTGAAAAAGAACGGAAGCCGTAGGCTTTCTGACTTTAATTGCTTTTTTTAGTGTTGTAATAGCTAAAGTAGTGTTAATATTTTTGCTGACAGTCCAAGCAATGACTTTTCTAGAAAATAAATCTAAAATCACACAAAGATAAACAAATGATTTTTTTCCAACAGGAATATAAGAAAAATCACTAGTCCATACTTGATTTGGTACAGGAGGGTTAAACGCTTGCTTCAAATGATTAGGGCGTTTCAAAGAAACCTGACCTGCGGTCGGTTTAAAGACAGGTTTTACAGTAGACATTTTAGTTACGTTCATAGTGTTCATTAGGCGATAAAGGCTCCTATACTAGAAATATGGACAATTGGTTTCTTATAATTTATCAATAGAATTTTTTATTATGTAGAAAAAATATAACTACAAGATATTCAAAAGGATTTAGAAAATCTATGATTTAATTAAACTAGACTCGTGGGTCTGCGAGCTCACTGTCTAAAAAGTATAATATGAGTGTATCGATGATTTATTATCCGATGGACAACCAAAGAATTTTTATATGAATGACAATACAAGGAGTGAATAGAATGAGTGAAAAAGAAATTTATGAAGTTAGATTGTTTCCTGGCGAAGAGGATAGGTATGAAGATTGTATTAAAAATAATATAATAGTTATTGGTTGGACAGTTGTAGATGATTTAACTGATATGAATATTGAGAGAATAAAAGAAAAATTAAAATATCATTTTGATAAATATCCAAAAATCAGAATAACTCAAACTGCAAATATGCTTGATCGTTTTAGAAAAATAAAAAAAGATGATATAATTCTTATCCCTTATAAAGATAAAACTGTTACGATTGCCTCTGTCATAAAACCCTATATTTATAATAAAAATTTTGAAAATAAAGATATGGCTCATCAGATTGGTATTAAAATTGAGAAAAAAGTAAACTTAAGTTCATTATCAGAAAGTCTTCAAAATACTTTAAAAGCGAGATTAACATTAACAAAAATATCAAGAGATAAACATGCTGAAGTATTCGGAATAATAGAAGAAAAAAAATATGGTAAAACTACCTTGGCTTATAGAGAAAACATGAAATTTATACACAATACATTTATTAATACGGAGAATGAACTTATTAAAAAGAGTTTGTTATTCAGTGCCTTTTCACTTTATGAAAGCTACTTAACAGATCTTCTTAAGCGTAAAATAAGCCTTTCATACAAGGGTGGTTGTTTATGGGATTCAACTAATAATAATATTGTAGAAATATTGGGAAAAGATGCAATATTAAGTTCTTTAGAAAAAGATAATGGCAGAAGAAGGATATTCAATCTTATTTTTAATGAAAAATTACAGTTTCCTACTAATGAACAACAAAATTTAAGAAATTCTCTAGCTCATGATATCACTTCTCCAAGTATACAGGATGATATAATATATTTTTCTAATAAAAAAAAGGACACCCCTGCTGAGGAAATTATTCCTAATATCTTTAAAGAATTCATATCATATCCTGATAAGTTATTAAAAATGAATAAAGATTTAAAGAATTACTAAATTTCTGAAGTTTAACTATATAAAAATGTTAATTATTACTAAATTTTTAGATGCAAAAGAACTTAAATTGTTACAAATTAAGTTTTCAGACTATAGACACTATGAATTAATTCATGGTGTCTTTTTGGTGATGAAATATAGCTAGTTAATTTGTTCAAAAGGGTATAGTCAATTGATCATTTTTTGAACACTGCTGTTACAAGATTTTAGAATGTTCAATAGAGTTGCTCAAATATAAATTAAGGATAGAGAAATTCTCTATCCTTTTTGTTCAATTAAGTACCTATCCCAAAAACATTACTATTAAAGAAGAACGAAATTTGAAACATGCAATTGAATATATTCTTGATCCGGAAAAAAACAAAAAATCAAACGTTGACTATTGGCTATAAAATCAATGCAGTGAACAACGCTTTTTTTGAAATGAATTTAACGAGACAACTAGCTGAAAATGTCTTGGGACAAGCAAACAAAAAATCCAATGAGGAAGTTATTGCTAGACACATTGTTCAATCATTTGATCCCAATGATAATTTAACATCTGAAGAAGTTCATGAGATTGGCCGACAAACAGCACTTGAATTTTTAGGCGGCGATTATGAATTTGTGATTGCCACACATGTAGATAAAGATCACCTGCATAACCACATTATCTTCAATACCACGTCAAGTGTTGACTTAAAAAAATTCCGATGGCAAAGAGGGACAGCTGCACACTTAAGAAATTATTCCGATAAAGTGGCCGACTATCACGGGGCAATGATCCTAGAATCAGCAAAGCAAAACTCGCATACAAAATATCAAGAGTATCGAAGAAAGTACGCTTTTCGATTTGAATTAAAAGAACGTCTGAACTTTTTATTGAAGCACAGTACAAGTTGGGACGACTTCTTGCTCAAAGCAAAAGCATTGAGTATTGAGGTGGATCCAAACCATAAATCAAAAGAATATGGTCAAGTGATTAATTACAAATTATTGGATATGCCACAACAACGTCCCGCTCGTGATTATACATTGAACAAAAAACAACGAATCTATAATGAAAAAAATATTCTGGAACGTACTGGGAAAAATGATCCTGATGCTATTTTTCATGTCGGAGAAATTGCTCAAAGGTATGCGGAACAAAAAGCAGAAAAAGAAGAATTGCCGGATCTTACATTTATTATTGAGCCGTGGCAAATACAAAAAGATACAGTGACAGGTATCTATGTAGAGATTGCTTATGGTCGTTTTGAACAAGGTGTGGTGAAGATTCCAGATTACAAATTAGATCAACGTGAAGATGGCCGATATGAAGCACACTTCAATTATAAAGATACCTTCTATTTTTTGAGTGAAGTGCCAGGCAAAAATAATAAATTTGCAAAAGGTGCTTCGTTGGCAAATTACTTATCCGGTGAAAGTGGTCTGATTCCTAAAAGAAAGAATTCAGCTATTCAGCAGGTGAGGGAAATGGTCTCAGCGTTGAATATCCTCACTGCCCGACAAGTAAGTAGTCAAAATGCACCCAAAGTATTGGGCCAAGATTTCCATGACAACTTTGAAGCAGTACAAGAAGCAAGAGCAGCGTTAAAAGACAAGCTGCTTAAAGCAAACGAAAAATTAAAATTTAATTCGAAAAATACAGAGCTGTTAGCCAAAGTGCAATCACTACGAGAAGAAAAAAATGAGCTAGAAAAGCAGGTTAAAATATTCGAGAAGCAACTGAAAACATATGATGCTGAAATGGGCATTTCAACAAATAAAGGAATGAGCGAACCAGGTGATTTTGAAAAATAAAAACTGAAGGAGTGGAAAAATGAAGAAAACAAAAGCGAAATGGTACTTACTATTTTTATTGTGGCCTCTTTTGATTGTTGGGGCATGTGATCAAGTGTCACTTGATCCACAGTCAATAACTGAAGCTATAAATATACGGAATGAAGGAACGGAACAATCCACTACGCAAGCAGCTGCTATAGATATGCTGATAAAATATGATGGTGTGAATCAAGAAGCTGTCCTCAACGATAATCGGCCAACGTTTACTGAAGCTGATTTAAATTTGTCAAAAGGTGTGTGGCAAACTTTTTCAGATTTAGATCAGTTGAATCGTGTAGGGATTGCAAATGCACTGATAGGAAAAGAATCCTTTCCAACCGAAGCAAGAGAGCCGTTAACTACAGCCTGGAGACAAAAGAAACTTTCAGACGGTCAATGGCTCTACAATAGATGCCACCTGATTGGCTTTCAGCTTACCGGAGAAAACGACAATATGAAAAATCTTATGACAGGTATCAGGCAATTTAACACGCCGCACATGTTGAACTATGAAAATCAGATCATGGATTATATTCGCCTTACTGGGAATCATGTTCGTTATCGAGTCACGCCTTATTTCATTAACGATGAGTTAGTAGCTCGTGGTGTACAAATGGAAGCAGCAAGTATTGAATCAACTGATTTTGCCTACAATGTTTATATTTTCAATATTCAGGATGGGTACACGATTGATTATACAACGGGCAAAGCAACAAAGAATTAGGAAGAAAATTATGCTATAATAGCAAAGTAGAAAAGTTATGACGGTGGCTATCTTTGAAAGGTGGTGGTGCTTATGAATGTAAGTGCTAAAATCTTTAGAAAGGAAATGCCTTTTTGTCAGCATATGAAACAATTCAGACGATTTTTGCCTTTGGTATGTTTACCATTGCTTTAATCAGTTTAATTGTGAAGTTGCTAAAAAACGACAAAAAAAAGTAACCAGTCATTAACTTTGGCGAGTTAACTGGTTACAACTTGTAATTAAAACTTGCTACCGTCTTAAACGGTTCTACATAAGAGGGATATGTTGAAGCATATCTCTCTTTTCTTTTATATTGTATCATTTTTTCTAGATAA
The DNA window shown above is from Enterococcus sp. 12C11_DIV0727 and carries:
- a CDS encoding putative holin-like toxin, yielding MSAYETIQTIFAFGMFTIALISLIVKLLKNDKKK
- a CDS encoding integrase core domain-containing protein, coding for MQKFLENHSIIQSLSKPGYPWNNAVTEAFFKYMKKEELNRRTFSSLQEVQLACFEYIKGFYNSQRPHGTLGMLTPNEMEDKYFDSH
- a CDS encoding colicin E3/pyocin S6 family cytotoxin, which produces MVYWGLYSENSKGNHLEVYDKHGKHIGEADPKTGELKPGTADLNKKLPK
- a CDS encoding DDE-type integrase/transposase/recombinase; the encoded protein is MNTMNVTKMSTVKPVFKPTAGQVSLKRPNHLKQAFNPPVPNQVWTSDFSYIPVGKKSFVYLCVILDLFSRKVIAWTVSKNINTTLAITTLKKAIKVRKPTASVLFHTDQGSQYTSVEFKSF
- a CDS encoding relaxase/mobilization nuclease domain-containing protein gives rise to the protein MQLNIFLIRKKTKNQTLTIGYKINAVNNAFFEMNLTRQLAENVLGQANKKSNEEVIARHIVQSFDPNDNLTSEEVHEIGRQTALEFLGGDYEFVIATHVDKDHLHNHIIFNTTSSVDLKKFRWQRGTAAHLRNYSDKVADYHGAMILESAKQNSHTKYQEYRRKYAFRFELKERLNFLLKHSTSWDDFLLKAKALSIEVDPNHKSKEYGQVINYKLLDMPQQRPARDYTLNKKQRIYNEKNILERTGKNDPDAIFHVGEIAQRYAEQKAEKEELPDLTFIIEPWQIQKDTVTGIYVEIAYGRFEQGVVKIPDYKLDQREDGRYEAHFNYKDTFYFLSEVPGKNNKFAKGASLANYLSGESGLIPKRKNSAIQQVREMVSALNILTARQVSSQNAPKVLGQDFHDNFEAVQEARAALKDKLLKANEKLKFNSKNTELLAKVQSLREEKNELEKQVKIFEKQLKTYDAEMGISTNKGMSEPGDFEK
- a CDS encoding DNA/RNA non-specific endonuclease → MKKTKAKWYLLFLLWPLLIVGACDQVSLDPQSITEAINIRNEGTEQSTTQAAAIDMLIKYDGVNQEAVLNDNRPTFTEADLNLSKGVWQTFSDLDQLNRVGIANALIGKESFPTEAREPLTTAWRQKKLSDGQWLYNRCHLIGFQLTGENDNMKNLMTGIRQFNTPHMLNYENQIMDYIRLTGNHVRYRVTPYFINDELVARGVQMEAASIESTDFAYNVYIFNIQDGYTIDYTTGKATKN